The Rhodopseudomonas palustris genome window below encodes:
- the pqqA gene encoding pyrroloquinoline quinone precursor peptide PqqA, with amino-acid sequence MAWKKPEIVEIAVGMEINMYACAARK; translated from the coding sequence ATGGCCTGGAAGAAACCGGAAATCGTCGAGATCGCGGTCGGCATGGAAATCAACATGTACGCCTGCGCGGCGCGCAAGTAA
- the pqqB gene encoding pyrroloquinoline quinone biosynthesis protein PqqB codes for MLRVIVLGAAAGGGVPQWNCGCPVCRAAFADPERRRTQASVAISADGAHWFLINAAPDLRQQIIATPQLHPWPGALRHSPIAGVILTNGEVDAVTGLLSMREGSPFTIYAHAKVLAILKANSIFNVLNEKLVARQPIAVDQPFSLRLPDGAPSGLEVSAFTVPGKGAWYLEGQTHPGGADGEGDTLGLTITETSSGQTVHVLTACARVTDDLKARLAGAPLLLFDGTVWRDDELIAAGLGTKTGQAMGHIAMAGDDGAIAALADLGIGQKLFVHVNNSNPALLAHSAEHGQIEAAGWQIPADGTEVML; via the coding sequence ATGCTGCGGGTGATCGTTCTCGGCGCCGCAGCCGGCGGCGGGGTGCCGCAGTGGAATTGCGGTTGTCCGGTCTGCCGCGCGGCCTTCGCCGATCCAGAACGTCGCCGCACTCAGGCGTCGGTGGCCATCAGTGCCGATGGCGCGCACTGGTTCCTGATCAACGCCGCCCCGGATTTACGCCAGCAGATCATCGCCACGCCGCAACTGCATCCGTGGCCCGGCGCGCTCCGCCACAGCCCGATCGCCGGTGTGATCCTGACCAATGGCGAGGTCGATGCCGTGACCGGCTTGCTGTCGATGCGCGAGGGCTCGCCGTTCACGATCTATGCACACGCCAAGGTACTGGCGATCCTGAAGGCCAACAGCATCTTCAACGTGCTGAATGAAAAGCTGGTGGCACGGCAGCCGATCGCGGTCGATCAGCCCTTTTCACTTCGGCTGCCGGACGGCGCGCCGTCCGGCCTCGAGGTGAGCGCCTTTACGGTGCCGGGGAAGGGCGCTTGGTATCTCGAAGGGCAGACCCATCCCGGTGGTGCGGACGGCGAGGGCGATACGCTCGGCCTGACCATCACCGAGACGTCGAGCGGCCAGACGGTTCACGTCCTGACCGCGTGCGCGCGCGTCACCGACGATCTCAAGGCACGGCTCGCTGGCGCGCCGCTCTTGCTGTTCGACGGCACGGTGTGGCGCGACGACGAACTGATCGCCGCCGGCCTCGGCACCAAGACCGGCCAGGCGATGGGGCACATCGCGATGGCGGGCGATGATGGCGCGATCGCTGCGCTGGCGGATCTCGGCATCGGGCAAAAGCTGTTCGTTCACGTCAACAACTCAAACCCGGCGCTGCTGGCTCACTCGGCCGAGCACGGGCAGATCGAAGCGGCCGGCTGGCAGATCCCGGCGGACGGCACGGAGGTGATGCTGTGA
- the pqqC gene encoding pyrroloquinoline-quinone synthase PqqC codes for MNAMTAFSLNSAAPLANADELEAALRQIGAARYHNLHPFHRLLHGGKLNKGQVQAWALNRYYYQSSIPIKDAVVISRFRDRATRVEWRHRIEDHDGDLGSEGGIERWLKLTEGLGLDSAYVESTQGILPATRFAVDAYVHFVRDRTPLEAIASSLTELFAPNLHEERIAGMLAHYDFVNPQIMSYFKRRLEQAPRDANFALAYVKQHATTPAEREAVCNALIFKTNVLWAQLDALHHAYVDGHIPPGAFVPEGV; via the coding sequence GTGAATGCGATGACCGCGTTTTCGTTGAACAGCGCCGCGCCGCTCGCCAATGCCGACGAGCTTGAAGCGGCGCTGCGGCAGATCGGTGCTGCGCGCTATCACAATCTGCATCCGTTTCATCGCCTGCTGCATGGTGGCAAGCTCAACAAAGGCCAGGTGCAGGCCTGGGCGCTGAACCGCTATTATTATCAGAGCTCGATCCCGATCAAAGACGCGGTGGTGATCTCGCGATTTCGCGACCGCGCCACCCGCGTCGAGTGGCGACACCGGATCGAGGATCACGACGGCGATCTTGGTAGCGAAGGCGGCATCGAGCGCTGGCTGAAGCTGACCGAAGGTCTCGGCCTCGACAGCGCTTATGTCGAATCCACCCAAGGCATTCTGCCGGCGACACGGTTTGCGGTGGACGCCTATGTGCATTTCGTCCGCGACCGCACACCGCTGGAAGCGATCGCTTCGTCGCTGACGGAATTGTTCGCGCCCAATCTGCACGAGGAGCGGATCGCCGGGATGCTGGCGCATTACGACTTCGTCAACCCACAGATCATGAGCTACTTCAAGCGCCGGCTGGAGCAGGCGCCGCGCGATGCCAACTTTGCGCTTGCTTACGTCAAGCAGCACGCCACCACGCCGGCCGAGCGCGAAGCCGTGTGCAACGCGCTGATCTTCAAGACCAACGTGCTTTGGGCGCAGCTCGACGCTCTGCACCACGCCTATGTCGATGGCCACATCCCGCCCGGCGCCTTCGTGCCGGAAGGAGTCTGA
- the pqqD gene encoding pyrroloquinoline quinone biosynthesis peptide chaperone PqqD, which yields MAPRRISVSEGSRPVLPRHARLKFDDTRQRWVILAPERVLAPDEIAVEILQLCDGARDVAAIIDALAAKYTADRGEIGRDVVAMLQDLADKGFLTEARETAP from the coding sequence ATGGCGCCGCGCCGGATCAGCGTCAGCGAGGGGAGCCGTCCGGTGTTGCCACGGCACGCCCGTCTGAAGTTCGACGACACCCGGCAGCGCTGGGTGATCCTGGCGCCGGAGCGGGTGCTGGCGCCGGACGAGATCGCGGTCGAAATCCTGCAGCTCTGCGACGGCGCGCGCGATGTGGCGGCAATCATCGATGCGCTGGCGGCGAAGTACACGGCCGACCGTGGCGAGATCGGCCGCGACGTGGTGGCGATGTTGCAGGACCTCGCCGACAAGGGCTTTCTCACCGAGGCGCGGGAGACCGCGCCGTGA
- the pqqE gene encoding pyrroloquinoline quinone biosynthesis protein PqqE has translation MTETATSVAGSDGVAVLEKPGSVAETYGIPLAVLLELTHRCPLQCPYCSNPLELERGGAELSTDEWKRVLRELASIGVLQVHFSGGEPTARKDLVDLVRHATEVGLYTNLITSAVLLSRERLTALADAGLAHVQISFQGSEAEIADRVGGFAGGHAKKLEVARWTRELDLPLTVNAVMHRQNLHLLPDIIEMAVQLDADRLEVANVQYYGWALKNRAALMPTLQQIKDCTATVEAARERLKGVLAIDYVIPDYYAARPKKCMGGWGRQFFNISPSGKVLPCHAAETITGLDFPSVRGGASIAEIWRNAEAFNRYRGTGWMQQPCASCAFKEIDFGGCRCQAFALAGDAAATDPACALSPLHDRIFKTAEAEAASGSDRFLYRNFAGGTVEGS, from the coding sequence GTGACCGAGACTGCCACCAGCGTTGCGGGTTCCGATGGCGTCGCCGTGCTGGAGAAGCCTGGCAGCGTCGCGGAGACGTACGGCATTCCGCTCGCCGTGCTGCTGGAGCTGACGCATCGCTGCCCGCTGCAATGCCCGTATTGCTCCAATCCGCTGGAGCTGGAGCGGGGCGGCGCGGAGCTGTCGACCGACGAGTGGAAGCGGGTGCTGCGTGAGCTTGCGAGCATCGGCGTGCTGCAGGTGCATTTCTCCGGTGGCGAGCCGACCGCGCGCAAGGATCTGGTCGACCTTGTGCGCCACGCCACCGAGGTCGGGCTCTACACCAATCTGATCACCTCCGCGGTGCTGCTGAGCCGCGAGCGGCTGACGGCGCTGGCCGATGCTGGTCTGGCGCATGTGCAGATCAGTTTTCAGGGCAGCGAGGCAGAGATCGCCGACCGCGTCGGCGGCTTTGCCGGCGGGCACGCCAAGAAGCTCGAGGTCGCGCGCTGGACCCGTGAGCTCGATCTGCCGCTCACCGTCAATGCGGTGATGCACCGGCAGAACCTGCACCTGCTGCCCGACATCATCGAGATGGCGGTGCAGCTCGACGCCGACCGGCTCGAAGTCGCCAATGTGCAGTATTACGGCTGGGCGCTGAAGAACCGCGCCGCGCTGATGCCAACGTTGCAGCAGATCAAGGATTGCACCGCGACGGTCGAGGCGGCACGCGAACGGCTGAAAGGCGTTCTGGCGATCGACTATGTGATCCCGGACTACTACGCGGCACGGCCGAAAAAGTGCATGGGCGGCTGGGGCCGGCAGTTCTTCAACATCTCACCGAGCGGCAAGGTGCTGCCGTGCCATGCCGCCGAAACCATCACCGGGCTCGACTTTCCGTCGGTGAGGGGCGGCGCGTCGATCGCCGAGATCTGGCGGAACGCCGAGGCATTCAATCGCTATCGCGGAACCGGATGGATGCAGCAGCCCTGTGCCAGCTGCGCCTTCAAGGAGATCGACTTCGGCGGTTGCCGCTGTCAGGCCTTCGCGCTGGCCGGCGATGCCGCTGCGACCGACCCAGCCTGCGCGCTGTCGCCGCTGCACGACCGCATCTTCAAGACCGCAGAAGCGGAGGCCGCGTCTGGCAGCGACCGCTTCCTGTATCGCAATTTTGCGGGTGGGACGGTCGAGGGCTCGTAG
- a CDS encoding efflux RND transporter periplasmic adaptor subunit encodes MGKTPLLLVRLSVTTLGVLVAALIGWRLWVHYEIEPWTRDGRVRADVVAVAPDVSGLISEVLVVDNQVVKKGDILFRIDRERFTLALRQAEAAVEGRVAALDAANKDLARYRNLSSDAVTEQKREQITATQAEAEAALHQAIADRDLAKLNLDRSEVRAQVGGLITNFDLRPGAYVNAGSGVAALIDQATLHVDGYFEETKLPSIKVGDRAEVRLMGERNPLYGHVQSIAGGIEDRDRSAGAKLLPNVNPTFNWVRLAQRIPVRIALDQVPPDVRLVVGRTATVVIERRGG; translated from the coding sequence ATGGGAAAAACTCCGCTTCTGCTCGTCCGCCTCAGCGTCACCACGCTCGGCGTCTTGGTCGCCGCACTGATCGGCTGGCGGCTGTGGGTTCACTACGAGATCGAGCCGTGGACGCGCGACGGCCGCGTCCGGGCCGACGTCGTCGCAGTGGCACCGGACGTCTCCGGTCTCATCTCGGAGGTGCTGGTGGTCGACAACCAGGTGGTGAAGAAAGGCGACATCCTGTTCCGGATCGATCGTGAGCGTTTCACCTTGGCGCTGCGCCAGGCCGAAGCCGCGGTCGAAGGCCGCGTCGCCGCGCTCGACGCCGCCAATAAGGATCTGGCGCGCTATCGCAATCTCAGCAGCGACGCCGTCACCGAACAAAAGCGCGAGCAGATCACCGCGACCCAGGCCGAGGCCGAAGCGGCGTTGCACCAGGCGATCGCAGACCGCGACCTCGCCAAGCTCAATCTCGACCGCTCCGAGGTCCGCGCCCAGGTCGGCGGGCTGATCACCAATTTCGATCTGCGCCCCGGCGCCTATGTCAACGCCGGCAGCGGCGTCGCGGCGCTGATCGATCAGGCGACCCTGCATGTCGATGGTTACTTCGAGGAGACCAAGCTGCCGTCGATCAAGGTCGGCGACCGTGCCGAAGTCCGGCTGATGGGCGAGCGCAATCCGCTCTACGGCCACGTCCAGAGCATCGCCGGCGGCATCGAGGACCGCGACCGCAGCGCCGGCGCCAAGCTGCTGCCGAACGTCAACCCGACCTTCAACTGGGTGCGGCTGGCACAGCGCATCCCGGTGCGCATCGCGCTCGACCAAGTGCCGCCCGACGTCCGCCTCGTGGTCGGCCGCACCGCCACGGTGGTGATCGAGCGACGCGGCGGCTGA
- a CDS encoding DUF1656 domain-containing protein has protein sequence MTAELNILGVFVPTILICAAAAFILTSLVSRLLVWLNFYHLVWHHTLFNLTIFVVIVFVALGLVSGWPQ, from the coding sequence ATGACTGCTGAACTCAACATCCTCGGCGTGTTCGTGCCGACCATCCTGATCTGCGCCGCCGCGGCGTTCATTCTGACCAGCCTGGTGTCGCGCCTGCTGGTGTGGCTCAACTTCTATCACCTCGTCTGGCATCACACCTTGTTCAATCTCACCATCTTCGTCGTCATCGTGTTCGTCGCTCTCGGTCTGGTTTCGGGGTGGCCGCAATGA
- a CDS encoding FUSC family protein, producing MSLPDEQQWLFAFKTFAAAMLAMAIGLWLDLPRPYWAVATVYITSHPLSGTTRSKAVFRVLGTLIGACVAVAIVPNLAGAPPLLVLAIALWSALCIYVSVLDRSPRSYVAMLAGYTTALIGFPTVDTPNQIFDIALARTEEIVLGITCAAVVSSVVFPRSVGPLAAQRVKAWFKHAHASVRDAVSLNKSPPAETHRLQVAADSADIENLVTFLSYDTNLDQSATRWIKQLQPRMLLLLPVMSSVADRLDELQPLGGPSAPVAALVERTRVWMEGDEPGDAAVRDALLADVQAEIDQHPHRSGWRDLLELGLLMRLRDLLNIQSDCIALAAATTGNATTLDAPLHYPIEQHVAVVKHQDHGMALLAAFVTLFTVITCCTFWIVSAWPAGGTAAMMATVGTSLFAARDDPYPSIVGLTKWTIVAAFAAAAYLLLILPAVHNFESLALVLAPAFILYGVLMGAPATYPIGLGLAVNTGSLIALQEMYTFDTASFLNSTVAVVTGTGLAALVTAVLRPVGAEWSARRLINANRATLAQAADISSENQRASVAGLMIDRMMLLAPRAAAAGHTMPEALRELRAGFNILDLHRARLELSRGARRRLELLLIRLERHYASASIAPPAGLLRTLDRALAAVRDEPSGTARRAVLGLVGLRRCLFPTAKPPRLALQEAA from the coding sequence ATGTCGCTGCCCGACGAGCAGCAATGGCTGTTTGCGTTCAAGACGTTCGCCGCTGCGATGCTGGCGATGGCGATCGGGCTGTGGCTCGATCTGCCGCGGCCGTATTGGGCAGTGGCGACGGTCTACATCACCTCGCATCCGCTCTCCGGCACGACGCGGTCGAAGGCAGTGTTTCGCGTCCTCGGCACCCTGATCGGCGCCTGCGTCGCCGTGGCGATCGTACCCAATCTCGCTGGTGCGCCGCCGCTGCTGGTGCTCGCGATCGCGCTATGGTCGGCGCTGTGCATCTACGTGTCGGTGCTCGACCGCTCGCCGCGCAGCTACGTGGCGATGCTGGCGGGCTACACCACCGCGCTGATCGGATTTCCGACTGTCGACACGCCAAACCAGATCTTCGACATCGCGCTGGCGCGAACCGAGGAGATCGTGCTCGGCATCACCTGCGCGGCCGTGGTCTCCAGCGTGGTGTTTCCGCGCTCGGTCGGACCGCTCGCGGCGCAGCGGGTCAAGGCATGGTTCAAGCACGCCCATGCCAGCGTTCGCGACGCCGTCAGCCTGAACAAGAGCCCGCCGGCCGAAACCCATCGTCTGCAGGTCGCCGCCGACTCCGCCGACATCGAAAACCTCGTCACCTTCCTCAGCTACGACACCAATCTCGACCAGAGCGCGACGCGTTGGATCAAGCAGTTGCAGCCGCGGATGCTGCTGCTGTTGCCGGTGATGTCGTCGGTCGCCGATCGCCTCGACGAACTGCAACCGCTGGGCGGCCCTTCGGCCCCGGTCGCAGCACTCGTCGAACGAACCCGCGTCTGGATGGAAGGCGACGAGCCCGGCGACGCCGCGGTCCGTGATGCCTTGCTGGCTGACGTTCAGGCCGAGATCGATCAGCACCCGCATCGCAGCGGGTGGCGCGACCTCCTCGAACTCGGACTGCTGATGCGGCTTCGAGATCTGCTCAACATCCAATCCGACTGTATCGCGCTGGCCGCGGCGACCACCGGCAACGCCACGACGCTCGATGCGCCCTTGCACTATCCGATCGAACAGCATGTCGCGGTGGTGAAGCATCAGGACCACGGCATGGCGCTGCTCGCCGCCTTCGTGACGCTGTTCACCGTGATCACCTGCTGCACCTTCTGGATCGTGTCCGCCTGGCCGGCCGGCGGCACCGCCGCGATGATGGCGACGGTCGGCACCAGCCTGTTCGCCGCGCGCGACGATCCGTATCCGTCGATCGTCGGTCTGACCAAATGGACCATCGTGGCCGCTTTTGCTGCGGCGGCCTATCTGCTGCTGATCCTGCCGGCGGTGCACAATTTCGAAAGTCTGGCGCTGGTGCTGGCACCCGCGTTCATTCTGTACGGCGTGCTGATGGGCGCACCTGCGACCTATCCGATCGGCCTCGGCCTCGCCGTCAACACCGGCAGTCTGATCGCGCTGCAGGAGATGTACACCTTCGACACCGCAAGCTTCCTGAACTCGACCGTCGCCGTGGTCACCGGCACCGGCCTCGCCGCGCTGGTCACCGCCGTGCTGCGGCCTGTCGGCGCGGAATGGAGCGCGCGGCGCCTGATCAACGCCAACCGCGCCACGTTGGCCCAGGCCGCCGATATCAGCAGCGAGAACCAGCGCGCCAGCGTCGCGGGCCTGATGATCGACCGAATGATGCTGCTGGCGCCCCGCGCCGCCGCTGCCGGCCACACCATGCCGGAAGCGCTGCGCGAGCTGCGCGCCGGCTTCAACATTCTCGACCTGCATCGGGCGCGACTTGAGCTGTCGCGCGGCGCCCGTCGCCGGCTCGAACTGCTGCTGATCCGGCTGGAGCGGCACTACGCGTCGGCTTCGATAGCGCCGCCGGCCGGACTGCTCAGAACACTCGACCGCGCCCTCGCCGCGGTTCGCGACGAGCCGAGCGGCACGGCGCGGCGCGCGGTGCTCGGCCTGGTCGGCCTGCGCCGCTGCCTGTTTCCGACCGCGAAGCCGCCGCGCCTCGCCCTTCAGGAGGCCGCCTGA
- a CDS encoding TetR/AcrR family transcriptional regulator, whose translation MPKPKQTPAKTLTSDAAVRSKRVARGPSPDKTAQTKASIVRAALAEFLDKGFADATIAGVAQRAGVAKGTPYRYFATKEALFAGVVQQELVGALGDILEERRGRDESVQAFLRRTLLIALGEIERKGRAAMARLVIVEGVRFPALVEIYRREMFDPVLDQIKRLAPVARRRGELPDDRLIRHPHLLIAPVWMGILNNQLIDRDHPVDIAGLFEAQLELMFSGEAGR comes from the coding sequence ATGCCTAAGCCCAAACAAACGCCTGCAAAAACGCTGACCAGCGATGCGGCGGTTCGTTCCAAACGGGTCGCGCGCGGGCCGAGCCCGGACAAGACCGCGCAAACCAAAGCGAGCATCGTGCGGGCGGCACTCGCAGAGTTTCTCGACAAGGGCTTTGCAGACGCCACCATCGCGGGCGTGGCGCAGCGGGCCGGCGTCGCCAAGGGCACGCCGTATCGTTACTTCGCCACCAAGGAAGCGCTGTTCGCCGGCGTGGTGCAGCAGGAGCTGGTCGGCGCGCTCGGCGATATCCTGGAGGAGAGGCGCGGGCGCGACGAGAGTGTGCAGGCGTTCCTGCGCCGGACGCTGCTGATCGCGCTCGGCGAGATCGAGCGCAAGGGGCGGGCGGCGATGGCCCGGCTGGTGATCGTCGAGGGCGTGCGGTTTCCGGCGCTGGTCGAGATCTATCGCCGCGAGATGTTCGATCCGGTGCTCGACCAGATCAAACGATTGGCGCCGGTGGCGCGCCGGCGCGGCGAACTGCCCGACGACCGGTTGATCCGCCACCCGCATCTGCTGATCGCGCCGGTGTGGATGGGCATTCTCAACAACCAGCTGATCGACCGCGACCACCCGGTCGACATCGCCGGCCTGTTCGAGGCGCAGCTGGAATTGATGTTTTCCGGCGAGGCAGGGCGGTGA
- a CDS encoding S-(hydroxymethyl)glutathione dehydrogenase/class III alcohol dehydrogenase translates to MKTRAAVAFEAKKPLEIVELDLEGPKAGEVLVEIKATGICHTDAYTLDGFDSEGIFPSILGHEGAGIVREVGAGVTSVKPGDHVIPLYTPECRQCKSCLSQKTNLCTAIRATQGKGLMPDGTSRFSYKGQTIYHYMGCSTFSNFTVLPEIAVAKIREDAPFDKSCYIGCGVTTGVGAVVNTAKVTPGSNVVVFGLGGIGLNVIQGAKMVGADKIVGVDINDDKEEWGRRFGMTHFVNPKKVDGDIVQHLVGLTDGGADYTFDCTGNTNVMRQALEACHRGWGVSVVIGVAEAGKEISTRPFQLVTGRVWKGSAFGGARGRTDVPKIVDWYMNGKIEIDPMITHVLKLEEINKGFDLMHQGKSIRSVVVF, encoded by the coding sequence ATGAAGACACGGGCCGCCGTCGCGTTCGAGGCCAAGAAGCCGCTCGAAATCGTCGAGCTGGATCTCGAAGGGCCGAAGGCCGGCGAGGTGCTGGTCGAGATCAAGGCCACCGGCATCTGCCACACCGACGCCTACACGCTCGACGGCTTCGATAGCGAAGGCATCTTTCCCTCGATCCTCGGCCATGAAGGCGCGGGCATCGTCCGCGAGGTCGGCGCCGGCGTCACCTCGGTGAAGCCGGGCGATCACGTCATTCCGCTGTACACGCCGGAATGCCGACAGTGCAAAAGCTGCCTGAGCCAGAAGACCAATCTCTGCACCGCGATCCGCGCCACGCAGGGCAAGGGCTTGATGCCGGACGGCACCTCGCGCTTTTCCTACAAAGGCCAGACCATCTATCACTACATGGGCTGCTCGACCTTCTCGAACTTCACCGTGCTGCCGGAGATCGCAGTCGCGAAGATCCGTGAGGACGCACCGTTCGACAAGAGCTGCTACATCGGCTGCGGCGTCACCACCGGCGTCGGCGCGGTGGTCAACACCGCCAAGGTCACGCCCGGCTCCAACGTCGTGGTGTTCGGCCTCGGCGGCATCGGCCTCAACGTGATTCAGGGCGCCAAGATGGTCGGTGCCGACAAGATCGTCGGCGTCGACATCAACGACGACAAGGAAGAATGGGGCCGCCGCTTCGGCATGACGCATTTCGTCAACCCGAAGAAGGTCGACGGCGACATCGTCCAGCATCTCGTCGGGCTCACCGACGGTGGCGCCGACTACACGTTCGACTGCACCGGCAACACCAATGTGATGCGCCAGGCGCTCGAAGCCTGCCATCGCGGCTGGGGCGTGTCGGTGGTGATCGGCGTCGCTGAAGCCGGCAAGGAAATCTCGACCCGACCGTTCCAGCTCGTCACCGGCCGTGTCTGGAAAGGCAGCGCGTTCGGCGGCGCCCGCGGCCGCACAGACGTGCCGAAGATCGTCGACTGGTACATGAACGGCAAGATCGAGATCGACCCAATGATCACCCACGTGCTGAAGCTCGAAGAGATCAACAAGGGTTTTGATCTGATGCACCAGGGCAAGTCGATCCGTTCGGTGGTGGTGTTTTAG